The stretch of DNA CTTCACATCAACATAAGGACCTTTTTTAGTTGAACGACCCATCTTCTACCTCCAAACCGAATTACTGCAAGAATATGTTATTTATTTTCAAGCCGACTCTTGTGTTTTTCCTCTGCGCCTTACTATCATCCAATCCCAAATTTTCTTAGGCCTTGTTTTAAAACCTTTTGCTGGTTGATTCCACGGACTTCTTGGCTGATTGTTACCTTTTGATTTACCGCGGCCGCCTCCATGTGGATGGTCTACGGCATTCATAGCAGTACCTCTAACTGTTGGCCTTATGCCTCTATGACGGCTTCTGCCAGCAGAACCTAAGGTGATATTCTCATGGTTAATGTTTCCGACTTGGCCGATTGTAGCATAAGCACGAATAGGTATCAATCTTATCTCGCCAGAAGTCATTCTTATATGAGCGTACTCGCCTTCTTTCGCAAGTACCTGAGCCTGAGCTCCGGCGGAACGAACAAGTTGCGCACCGTTACCAGGTATTAACTCTAAATTGTGTATAAATGTACCTACTGGAATACTTGAAAGCGGAAGTGCATTGCCAAGCGATATTTCTGCTTCCGGGCCAGACATTACCACATCGCCCACTTTTAAACCAGCGGGATGAACTATATAGCGTTTTTCTCCGTCTGCGTATTGCAGCAAAGCAATTCTTGATGTACGGTTTGGATCATATTCAACTGCTAACACTTTTGCGCTAACACCTACCTTATCTCTCTTAAAATCTATTTTTCTGTAAAATCTTTTGTGACCGCCGCCTTTGTGCCTTACCATTATCATACCAGTGTTGTTTCTGCCGCCGGTTCTTTTAACAGGGCTTATTAGCGACTTTTCTGGCTCTGTTTTTGTAATTTCAGAGAAATCATCAACAGTTATAAATCTTCTTACCGGCGTGTATGGCTTAAATGTTTTTATGGGCATCTTGGTTTCCTCTGCACCTTATAAACTTAGACTTCTTCAATTACTTTTATTTCCTGACCTTTCTTTATTGCAACAATAGCTTTTTTCCAGTCGGGGCGCATACCGGCATGGGCACCCATTCTCTTTTCTTTGCCTGGTATTATAGCGGTGTGTACGCCTAAAACCTCAACTTTAAAAAGTTTTTGTACAGCCTCTTTAATCTGCCCTTTTGTTGCTTTTTTTGCAACCTTGAAAACATACTTGTTTTCTTTCTCTCTAAGAAAAGATGATTTTTCAGTTACTATTGGTTTAATTATTACATCTCTTAGTTCCATTTTTCCTCTATTTTGCTTTCCCGGATGCGCCAATCTTGTTAAGCGCGCCGGCTTCAACTATTAGTTTTTTTGCCCAAAGTGCTTCATATGCATTTAAGCTATTTGAGTCAGTAATTATTAAGTTTTGAATGTTGCGAGAAGCTGTTTTTACGGCTTTATTCATTTTCTCCAGCACAACTATAACTTTCTGCTCCGCAGCATTTAATTTTTTTAAAGCATCTACCACTTTTTTTGTTTTTGGCGTATCTATCGCAAATGAATCTACCACCACTAAACCGCCAGAAGCGGCCTTTTGCGATAAAGCCATTGCAAGCGCAAGCTGTCTCTTACGGGCTGTTAAGCGTTGATAGTAGCCATGAGGATGCGGACCAAAAATTATGCCGCCCTTTCTCCAAAGCGGAGAACGAGTGGAACCCGATCTGGCATTACCTGTGCCTTTTTGTTTCCAAGGTTTACATCCACCACCAGAAACTTCGCCTCTTGTTTTTGTTGAGTGAGTGCCAGCGCGTTTGTTTGCTTGCAACCCAACTATAACTTCGTGCAACAATGGCCCAGAAACTTCTGTTTCAAATTTTTTAGGAAGTTCTACCTTTCCAGATTCTTTTCCCTGCAAGTTGTAGATTACTGTTTCCATTTTATTATGCCTTCTGTG from Endomicrobiales bacterium encodes:
- the rplB gene encoding 50S ribosomal protein L2, encoding MPIKTFKPYTPVRRFITVDDFSEITKTEPEKSLISPVKRTGGRNNTGMIMVRHKGGGHKRFYRKIDFKRDKVGVSAKVLAVEYDPNRTSRIALLQYADGEKRYIVHPAGLKVGDVVMSGPEAEISLGNALPLSSIPVGTFIHNLELIPGNGAQLVRSAGAQAQVLAKEGEYAHIRMTSGEIRLIPIRAYATIGQVGNINHENITLGSAGRSRHRGIRPTVRGTAMNAVDHPHGGGRGKSKGNNQPRSPWNQPAKGFKTRPKKIWDWMIVRRRGKTQESA
- a CDS encoding 50S ribosomal protein L23, with the protein product MELRDVIIKPIVTEKSSFLREKENKYVFKVAKKATKGQIKEAVQKLFKVEVLGVHTAIIPGKEKRMGAHAGMRPDWKKAIVAIKKGQEIKVIEEV
- the rplD gene encoding 50S ribosomal protein L4 codes for the protein METVIYNLQGKESGKVELPKKFETEVSGPLLHEVIVGLQANKRAGTHSTKTRGEVSGGGCKPWKQKGTGNARSGSTRSPLWRKGGIIFGPHPHGYYQRLTARKRQLALAMALSQKAASGGLVVVDSFAIDTPKTKKVVDALKKLNAAEQKVIVVLEKMNKAVKTASRNIQNLIITDSNSLNAYEALWAKKLIVEAGALNKIGASGKAK